From Daucus carota subsp. sativus chromosome 6, DH1 v3.0, whole genome shotgun sequence, the proteins below share one genomic window:
- the LOC108227471 gene encoding 2-deoxy-glucose resistant protein 2, translated as MGSICTDDEEYRFFDARASSFSDSSSDNPESSCNDECGACSSYQYEVWAKGPLSVRKRRSQFLRFMGLGLDGKASGQNMVDAYDGGSFRGEIDRIKESSGAVLRNSSFKYEFCSSRSSWSSMSNDDSDLSRGLDLTENFICRAADVKHGSECDVDRIGKSTNLGNSEVIDGGQLLTCGKGQPSPSFPMVEKLVQQETEVTGNAPKMVNRVKSRWLRSLRSFSCITKKEGTVDSLRPIGSNSIVRERVQRVKVRHSKKRLKELSALFVGQDIQAHDGSILTMKFSPDGKYLASAGEDGIVRVWQVVEDKRSNEIDIPVIDPSCMYFTVNLLSELAPLMGEQEKISSKSLKKTADSACVIFPPVVFRILEKPLHEFRGHKGEILDLSWSNDNHLISSSVDETVRLWKVGCDQCLKAFPHSNFVTCVQFNPVDDNQFISGSIDGKIRIWEIDGGQVVDWTDVRDIVTAVSYRPDGQGGIIGYVTGNCRIFSVTDSHFQLEALICLNNKKKAKSKRVTGFQFFEQDPSKVLVHSADSQVKILQGINIIGKFRGPKSASNQISASFTPDGRHIISACDDSNVYFWNCSIQETSSASKPKTSRSFECFSSDASVAIPWPGLRSGISKGGCNLQVVDECVSDRLPFSPSDCFSMGQGFRVESIPKGSATWPEEKLPLSPCALPSALCKSQYKFLKTSCQSSSKTHAWGLVIVTAGWDGRIRSFHNYGLPVAL; from the exons ATGGGTAGCATCTGTACAGACGATGAAGAATATCGATTCTTTGATGCTCGTGCCTCTTCTTTTTCTGATTCGAGTTCAGATAACCCCGAATCTAGCTGTAATGATGAATGTGGAGCATGTAGCAGCTATCAGTATGAGGTCTGGGCTAAGGGACCCTTGAGTGTGCGAAAGCGTCGTAGTCAATTCTTGAGGTTCATGGGTTTAGGCTTAGATGGTAAAGCTTCTGGACAGAATATGGTAGATGCATATGATGGTGGCAGCTTCCGAGGAGAGATTGATAGGATTAAAGAGAGTAGTGGCGCAGTATTGAGAAATTCATCTTTCAAATATGAATTTTGTTCTAGCCGGTCCTCTTGGAGTAGCATGTCCAATGATGATTCGGATTTGTCAAGAGGATTGGACTTGACAGAAAATTTCATATGCCGAGCTGCAGATGTAAAGCATGGTTCGGAATGTGATGTTGATAGAATAGGGAAAAGCACCAACCTTGGCAATAGTGAAGTTATAGATGGGGGCCAATTATTAACATGTGGTAAAGGGCAGCCTTCTCCATCATTTCCCATGGTTGAGAAACTTGTGCAACAGGAAACTGAGGTCACTGGAAACGCACCAAAGATGGTGAACAGGGTTAAAAGTAGGTGGTTGAGGAGTCTCCGTTCCTTCTCCTGCATTACGAAAAAGGAAGGGACAGTTGACAGTTTGAGACCGATTGGATCCAACTCAATTGTGAGAGAAAGGGTTCAAAGAGTGAAGGTTCGGCATTCCAAAAAACGGTTGAAGGAGCTATCAGCTCTTTTTGTTGGGCAGGATATTCAGGCACATGATGGTTCAATATTGACCATGAAATTCAGTCCTGATGGGAAATACCTTGCTAGCGCTGGTGAAGATGGGATTGTTCGCGTGTGGCAAGTTGTGGAAGATAAGAGATCGAATGAAATTGACATTCCAGTGATAGACCCATCTTGCATGTACTTCACTGTAAATCTTCTTTCTGAATTGGCGCCACTGATGGGCGAGCAGGAAAAAATCAGTAGCAAAAGCCTGAAAAAAACAGCAGATTCAGCATGTGTCATTTTTCCTCCAGTGGTATTCCGGATTTTGGAGAAACCGCTGCATGAGTTTCGAGGGCACAAAGGAGAAATTTTGGACCTCTCATGGTCAAATGATAAT CATCTAATATCATCTTCCGTTGACGAAACTGTGCGCCTGTGGAAAGTAGGATGTGACCAATGTCTTAAAGCTTTCCCACACAGTAATTTTG TGACTTGTGTTCAGTTTAACCCTGTTGATGATAATCAATTTATCAGTGGTTCAATTGATGGAAAAATTCGCATCTGGGAAATTGATGGCGGCCAAGTTGTTGATTGGACAGATGTGAGAGATATAGTGACTGCTGTTTCTTATCGCCCTGATGGGCAG GGTGGGATCATTGGCTATGTGACAGGCAACTGCAGAATTTTCAGTGTAACAG ACAGTCATTTCCAACTGGAAGCCCTGATCTGCTTAAATAATAAGAAGaaagcaaaaagcaaaagggtAACAGGCTTTCAG TTTTTTGAGCAAGATCCAAGCAAAGTATTGGTTCATAGTGCAGATTCACAAGTAAAAATTCTTCAGGGAATTAACATAATTGGCAAGTTCAGGG GCCCAAAAAGTGCATCAAACCAGATATCTGCCTCCTTCACTCCGGACGGGAGGCATATCATCTCAGCTTGTGATGATTCAAATGTATATTTTTGGAACTGTAGCATTCAGGAAACATCATCTGCGTCCAAACCCAAAACCAGCAGGTCCTTTGAGTGTTTCTCCAGTGATGCTTCAGTGGCAATTCCTTGGCCTGGTTTGAGATCAGGGATCTCAAAAGGTGGATGCAATTTACAGGTTGTAGATGAGTGTGTATCGGACAGGTTGCCTTTCTCACCATCTGATTGCTTCTCTATGGGCCAAGGTTTCCGAGTTGAGTCTATCCCCAAGGGATCTGCAACTTGGCCAGAGGAGAAGCTTCCTTTAAGTCCTTGTGCTCTACCATCTGCATTGTGTAAATCTCAATACAAGTTTCTGAAAACATCTTGCCAGAGCTCATCAAAAACTCATGCCTGGGGTCTGGTAATTGTTACAGCGGGTTGGGATGGTAGAATAAGATCGTTCCACAATTATGGGCTACCAGTTGCTCTTTGA